From a single Oreochromis niloticus isolate F11D_XX linkage group LG3, O_niloticus_UMD_NMBU, whole genome shotgun sequence genomic region:
- the zgc:92594 gene encoding E3 ubiquitin/ISG15 ligase TRIM25, translating into MASAESPQSSVLQDELTCPVCLDLYRDPHLLPCGHNFCKTCLDRLKRQAERSHFRCPECRNSHRCSTNFQKNFKLANIADDYRHRRRARAMPPTALKSRDLPSSSLVAQPCRNGFTVPCDYCPSGSAEAPTVSAAVGGSSAASVSQQAGDSEGAAAPAAAASMFAVKTCLKCEVSMCQEHLKPHLELPAFRMHPLTEPMNDFWKRKCPDHDEIYRYYCIDDKVCVCNACTIEGGHSGHTIKTLKNTMKDFKGALDKQLYRTERKYSMAEKKFQEQKEKERHNKKFMDDTELCLTRLGDEMKTKAQSFIGRLRDCARAHCDINGPTIQMNILKITQDQARLQEVRCGIEGLMLESDPFRFIEAYRTKGKYYRRQLRKNMFYPEYVDMETEGVGMTMEEEMRKFLEDELRSHIIDAINSLCYVSDPEEEEEQDENDEEAPEEDEEEEDEDEDDLDDSSEEEMRSEGEEEEDDEEEDGVGPHDDDYSPGEEEEEEEEEDVEEEEEDGDEEDDDEERGV; encoded by the exons ATGGCCTCGGCTGAGTCACCGCAGTCCAGTGTCCTTCAGGATGAGCTCACCTGTCCGGTGTGCCTGGACTTGTACCGGGACCCTCACTTGCTTCCTTGCGGGCACAACTTCTGCAAGACTTGCCTCGATCGCCTAAAGCGGCAGGCAGAGCGAAGTCACTTCCGCTGTCCAGAATGCCGCAACAGCCACCGGTGTAGCACCAACTTTCAGAAAAACTTTAAACTTGCCAATATCGCCGATGACTACCGCCACAGGCGCAGGGCTCGCGCCATGCCTCCCACAGCGTTAAAATCCAGGGATCTGCCGTCGTCTTCTCTTGTGGCACAACCTTGCAGGAATGGGTTCACTGTGCCATGTGACTACTGCCCTTCAGGTTCTGCCGAGGCGCCGACTGTCAGTGCTGCTGTGGGCGGATCTTCTGCTGCTTCTGTTTCTCAACAAGCGGGTGATAGCGAGGGAGCagcagctcctgctgctgccgcTTCGATGTTTGCAGTAAAGACCTGCCTGAAATGCGAGGTGTCGATGTGCCAAGAGCATTTAAAGCCACATCTGGAACTGCCGGCATTCCGCATGCATCCTCTCACGGAGCCGATGAATGACTTCTGGAAGAGGAAGTGCCCTGATCATGATGAGATCTACAG atACTACTGCATTGATGACAAGGTATGTGTGTGCAACGCCTGTACCATAGAGGGAGGACACTCAGGACACACGATCAAGACTCTGAAAAATACAATGAAGGATTTTAAG GGGGCGTTGGACAAGCAGCTGTACAGAACAGAAAGGAAGTACAGCATGGCAGAGAAAAAATTCCAGGAGCAGAAGGAGAAGGAGCGACATAATAAA AAGTTTATGGACGACACCGAGCTGTGCTTGACCCGACTGGGAGACGAGATGAAGACCAAAGCGCAGAGCTTCATCGGCAGATTACGCGACTGCGCACGTGCTCACTGTGACATCAACGGACCGACCATTCAGATGAACATCCTCAAGATCACCCAGGACCAGGCGCGCTTACAGGAAGTCCGCTGTGGCATCGAAGGCCTCATGCTCGAGAGCGACCCTTTCCGCTTCATCGAG gCATACAGGACAAAAGGAAAata TTACCGCAGGCAGCTaaggaaaaacatgttttacccAGAGTACGTCGACATGGAGACGGAGGGTGTTGGAATGACGATGGAAGAGGAAATGAGAAAGTTTCTGGAAGACGAGCTCCGGTCTCACATTATCGATGCTATTAATTCCCTGT GCTACGTTTCTGAtcctgaagaggaggaggagcaggacgAGAATGACGAAGAGGCCccagaggaggacgaggaggaggaggacgaagATGAAGACGACCTGGATGACAGCAGCGAAGAGGAAATGAGAAgcgagggggaggaggaggaagacgaTGAGGAGGAAGATGGGGTGGGACCGCATGATGATGATTACAGCCCtggggaggaggaagaagaggaggaggaggaggatgttgaggaggaagaagaggatggAGATGAAGAGGACGACGATGAAGAAAGAGGAGTTTAA